The sequence below is a genomic window from Marmota flaviventris isolate mMarFla1 chromosome 9, mMarFla1.hap1, whole genome shotgun sequence.
tgggcacagggaggagTGAGCGGGTCCTCCCAGCTACCCAGGACCCAGCGCCAGGACCACCTCAAGCTTGCAACTGAGCGCAGGGGGGAGGTGGGCAGTGGGCGTCTTCCTGGGCCCTGCCCCGAGTCCTGGGCCTGGAGCCCGTCAGCGCTCCCTgcaggcctggggaggggctgtGGTGACAGGGGCTCCCTGGAATGTTGGCTGCCCCTGCAGACACCCTGTTCCCGGGCAGTCTGTCCTGCCCTAGGCACAGTGGGTGGGTCCTGGTGGACGCTGGACTGGCCCTCAGGCCATGTCCTCCTAGGACCCTGAGCCTCTTCCTGGTCTGGCTTTGTCTGAGCCTTGGGGAGGGGCCACCTTGGGGAGTGGACCTCAGGGTCATgcagggtgagggctggggtgcATGGTGGGCCCTCGTGGCTCTGGGGCAGAAGGGGAGGAGCAGCCAGGTGAGCTGAGAGGTGTGGCCAGGTGGAAGCTGCCTTGCCCGTGGGCCCTGGAAGCTCCGATGAAGGCTAGGAGGACCATCACCTGCCCCAGTACCCCTGGCTCTCTCCCCAGAGCATGGGGCTGGGCAGACAGTCTGGCTGAGGGTGCATACCTGCTGCCACACCTGTGCTCCCTGAGTCAGCTAGGAGGACTCAGAGCTGCACCCAACTCCCCTGGACCAAGGGTGGGCTCTCGGGCAGGGGCTCTCAGGCAGGAGGGCATGTCCCGAGGGTCCATGACCTATCTCTCCCCTCGATGGGGAAAAGGGGATGGGGGCCAGTGTGTGTTCAGGGCTCCTGAGCCAGTCCTGAACCAGCAGGGTGTGTGGAGGGATCCAGGGAGGGACTGTCTGCTGGCCTGGGGTGGTCTCAGATCCCCGAGCCTCAGTGTTCTCACGTGTAAGTGCCCTCCCCACCACTGCAGGGTTCTGGGTTAACGTCCAGGCATAGGGCACCCGTGGGCTGGTGGcgcttcccccccaccccccccgtGGGTCTTCCTCCATCTGAGGAGGTGTGTGTCAGGGCCGAAAGTGGATTTGTGGACAGGGGCCTCCTTTCCTGCTCTCATCTCCCCCAGAGAGACTGAACCGGGCCATCTTGCCAGGAGGTGGACACGGAGGGCCACACTGGCCCCAAGCTACCTCAGGAGGGACCCCTGGGCCCACACCTACCAGGGTGCACAGGAGCCTGGGTGAAGGCcctggggtgaaggtgggaggcCTGGCCCCAGGATGCTGGGTAGGGGTCCCAGGACGCTGGGTAGGGGTCCCAGGACGATGGGTAGGGGTCCCAGGATGCTGGGTAGGGGTCCCAGGATGCTGGGTAGGGGTCCCAGGACGATGGGTAGGGGTCCCAGGATGCTGGGTAGGGGTCCCAGGATGCTGGGTAGGGTTCCCAGGATGCTGGGTAGGGGTCCCAGGACGATGGGTAGGGGTCTGAGACTCTCACCCCACCTCAGAAGACAAGCTCTTGGCCAAGCCTGAACATCACGCTGGCCACGGCCCAGCCACTCCAGGTCAGAAGGAGGTCCTGACAGCTGTAAAGAAGATCTCTCGGACACCCAGGTCAAGACGTGCGGTGGACTTGGGCCCGGAGGGTCAGTGACGTGGTGAAGTTCCGTGGGCTCGTGAGGCTCCGGACACACTTCACAGCCTCTCACACTGTGGACTCGCTTGGTTCTAGTGCTTTAAAGATGACCCAGAGGGGCGGGGGGAGGCTGAGCAACCCACCCATGGAGACGGGGTGGTGGGAACTGGCTCGGCCCAGGCTGGAGGGCTCCAAAGCCCCTGCCCTTGACCCCTGGGGTTGGAAGCTGGCTCGGGCACCGGGAAATGAGACACTCAGGGATCAACTCTGGGTCAtctctgagccccaggcccagtaCCAGGGAGCTctgcagcctgctgaggggcagagcctggGCTGTGTCCTCAGAGCGACCCTCCTGAGTGGGACATGCCCGCCCAGGAGGTGCAGGTGGGGGGCTGCCCAAGAGCTGAAGTCCAGACTTTCCTGTGGGGCTGCTCCAGGTGTGGGCAGGACTGCCAGGGCCTCCTGCCCACTCAGGGCACTTCTCACGATGCAGAAGAAGCTTTTGCAAAACAGCCTTCCTGAAGCTTGGGGAGAGGTCTGCGTGGTCCAGGACCCGGTCATACATGAGGGGCCAGTGGTCACCGACAACCCCAGGCTCTGGAAGCCCCTCTGAGCCCCTGtctgccttcctctgccacagCTGTGCAGGGTAGGCCTCAAAGCTCTCCACCCACGTGCAGCCTCATGGGGAGGTCACTGGCACTCGGGACGTCACAAATTTTCAGCTGAGGCTCCTGAGGGGACATGAGCCGATGACGCAGAAGCTGCTGGGGCTTTGCCTGGATGGGCCTCAAGCTCTGGGCGGTGCTGGGTCAGACGACGCCCGGAGAGCACAGCAGGAACCCAGGTGGACACCGGGGGTAGTCCGAGCAGTCTGCCAGGGCTGTGACTGCTGCCCCGCCGCTGCAGCCCGACCCAGCTTCCCCTGGGGTTCAGGGGGCTGCTGGCCCGAGCACCCTGCACCAGGGGCCAGCTCTGCTcctggcacagggggagggggcagcctcCGCTCACTGGCCAGGGTGTGGGGGTCTGGCGGACATTTTCTTCTGTGGCCCAGCCACCCAGGGTCCCCTGAGTGCCTCACTCCCCATGCCTGAGCCAGCTTCCAATCTCAGGGCATTGTAGACACACTGGAGGGAGGGCCTTGGGGAGCTGAGGCGGGCCACACTGTCCCATCCCCACATATCCGGGGTGTGCCCTCGGCTGTGGGGAGGCTGACGGGGGGAGGCGGGATGAGCTGGCGGGAGACGGCTGGCCTGCCCCCACCTGGGGACTGGCCTGTTCCCTTCCTTGCCTGCCTCTTGCTGTCCCTGGGGAACGTGGGTGTAACCCAGGGGCTCTCATGAGTTCCTGGGCAGGACAACGGCCCTGGGGGGGTGTCCTCAAAGTGCAAGTTCCCAGGCTGCCTCCCCAGAGACCCTCCAGCAGCCTCCCCAGTGAGCTTCACACGGGGAGTGAGGGTGACACTGGTGGTCCTCACAGGCAGGTCATCAGCAGAGACCTCCTTTGGAGGTCCCCTTGGTGGGCAGCTCCCTGGCTTCCAGGCCAGAGCTGAGGTTGGGACGAGGGCCTAGGCCGTCATGTCCACAAGGCCCCTTTGAGAAGCCTCCCTCCCGGCCGCCAGCTCAGCCTCGTCCCCCAGGGCCCTCTGGAGCACCAGGCGGAGGGGCTCGCGCAGCCTGCGGCCCTGGCTGCTACCCAAGCAGAAGTAGGCGGCCGGCTTGGTGGAGCTGTGCACGGCGGCCATGAGGAAGCTGAAGTGGTAGAAGTAGTGGGGGATGTGCCAGTGCAGGTTCCGAGACAGCCAGTAGATGCCGAAGGGCAGGCcgcagaagaggaagaggaggacggCCAGCAGGACCAGGGCGGGGAAGCCCCGGGGCTGGGGCCGCTGCGGGCCACGCTCCAcccgcagcagcaggagcaggctGGCCAGGCACATGGCACAGCACAGGGCGCCCAGCAGGGCCGCCACCACCAGCCACAGCGTCCTGCACAGGTGGCCGCTGGGCTCCCCGAAGAACTCGGTGCAGGCCCCACTGAGCAGCAGGTCCAGCAGCAGGCAGAGCGCCCAGGCCAGCGCGCACACGCAGGTGGTCAGGTGGCGCGGGCGGCGGCACAGGTACCAGGCGGGGAAGAGGGTGGCCAGGCACTGCTCTATGCTGATGGCCGCCAAGAGGCTCAGGCCCACGATGTAGCAGAAGAACCTCAGTGTGGCCAGACTGGTCTGGACGAAGCCCGGGAAGGTCAGCTGGCGGGGCAGCAGGTCGGGGATGACGGCCACCATGTGGCAGCCGAGGAAGATGAGGTCGGCACAGGCCACGTCCAGGAGGTAGATGGAGAAGGGGTTCCTGTAGACGTTGCGGCTGAGCAGCCAGAGGACCACCCCATTGCCCAGCAGCCCGCCCAGGCTGAGCAGCTCCGTGAGGGCCAGAATGACCAGGTTGAAGGCCTGGTCCTCCTGGCTGCGGTCGGGGGCAGCTACGTGCTGGCCACCTTCCTTCCACTCCATCTCCAGGGAAGGGTGGAATGGGTGGAGGCCGGGAGGCCAGGGACGTCCACTCTGCTCTCTCCTGGCTCCCTGAAACCACAGAGTCCTCTGAGTTTTCTGTtcaggagtgaggggagggacTGGCTAGGGACTGGGTGGGCAATCCGGGTGGTGAGACCCGGCTGAAGGAGGTGCCCACCTTCCATTTCTCCCTGTCACCTGACCTCGCCCTCCTCCCTGTCTGAGGCACTCAGGCCAGCACTCTCCAGGCCCCAGCCTCCGCGGCTGCTAAGGGTGCCCTCGTCCAGCTGCTGTCGTCCGTCGGCAGGGGGCCCTGCAGGCacaggggggtggggagaggacagGGCCCCAGACAAGTCTTGTTTTAGGGCCACAGGCAGGGCCTAGGTCCAGTGAGTGCAGGACCCCGGAGGGAGGCTCACGGTGGCCAAGTGTGTGTCATCTTAGAGCAGGTCTTATGAGACCTTCCTCGAGGGGCTGCCACCACAGtgctccccctgccccccagTTGGCCATGCCATGTGCAAGCCTGGGACCCAGGAGTCCCCCTCTCCCCCTTGCCATGTCCCTGCGGCCCTCTCTCCTTGCTTCTCAACTGTCAGTCCCCTCCCCTCAGCGGGAAGAGAGGCTACTCTGATGCTGAGGCTGGTGGCAGGCCTGGGCAGCTGGCTCACCGGGCAGGCCCCGAATACGGGTGAGGGCTCAGATCTGACCGGAACAGCCCACCTGGCCCTGAGCGGGATGGAGCAGGATCTCCCTCCAGCTTTGCCAGTGAAACAGCTGGACAGGAGACCTCAGGACCACGCAGAGCTCAGCAGGAGGCCCACCTGAAGCTACCTGCCGCCCCACCAGCCGTGGCTACCTGCTCCTATCTTGCCACCTGGGGCGGTCCATCCCCAGCAGCTGCCCTGAGCACTGGGTGCCTACAGCTCCTCCCTGTGAGGTTACAGAGAAGGGACAGGGCCTTGCCTCTCTCTGGAGACCAGAGGGGGCCGAGGATGATCTCCCTGTGCCTCCTCTGCCTGGTGGTGACTGGTCCTCTGGTCTCCTGGGGGGGCTGGGAGGAGATGTGGGAGATGGGGGTGCACAGAGCAGGCTCCCACCTCGAGACTGTTTGAATCTCCTGCTCTCTCCCTTTAGGGACGGAGTGTCCATGCACAGTGCAGGAGGATGGGTGGGCCAGGACTCAGGGCTGAAACTGGCCTTGCAGAGGGCCATATGCTGAGCACGGTGGCGCTGGCTGTCCTGCGGGTCCTGTCACCCCCTCTTCCTGTCAGACCCTCAGTTTTCTGCGGTCACTGTTTGACTAGGGTAAAGTGACAGGCCCTGGGAAAGGGTGGCTGCTCCTGCCACTGGGAAGCTGGGCCTTCCCTGGCCAGTCTGGATGTCCTGCCTGTGGGGCTGTCTGGGAGTGGGGCCCAGTCCCAGGTGGAGAAGGACCCTCCTCATGGCTGTGCACTCTGTCCTAGCGCCCTCGTCCCTGGAAGGCTGGATGGGCCATGAGCAGGTGTATGAGGGTGAGACAGGTGGACACCAGCAGGTGAGGCCTGACCGCCTGGTGACTAGCGGGCTGGCCTGGTCAGCACCAGCAAGGGGGAGACACTGCGGGGGCTGTGGGCACGCCTGTCTCAGACAGGACTGGGTGTGGCCCTGCGGCCAAGCCTGGGGAAAGGCAGAGATGAGCGTGGGAGGTCTTCAGTCCCCCATGCTCAAAGCTGCCTCCAGGACCCCCAGCAAGGCTGTGGCCCCAAAGGAGTGGGCGGGCTTCTCCAGTGTCCGGCCTCCAGGCGGGGCCCTGACCCACCTCTCCTCTCCATACTGTTCTTCAATCACCTCCTGCACCCAAAGACCACTGCTGAGGGCCTCCCGCTGCCCCGGGACAAAGCTGGGTCACAGTGCAGGGTCCCCAGGGGGAGCCAGGAACAGAAGCCACAGatcagagggaagggaagagagaaggagagggggaaggggaggggaggggaacagggaggtgggaggtgggcagaggggggtgggggcaggagggcgAGGCTCAGCCAGGCCAGCCAGGGCCTTTCTCAGCTGGGTCCTGCGGCGGGGGCTCTGTGTGGGGCCACTGGTCCAGTTGGAGGCCCTGGAGGGGGCTCAGTAGGTGGGGTCCCCACAACTGGGGTTCAGACTCCTTGAGGGAGTAGAGGAGCATTGTCATGCAGGGTGAGGAGGACGAGAGGCAGAACACCAGGACCCAGGAGGGTGGGTGGGGCAAGCCTGTGTCTTTGTCCTCTGCAGACCTGCCCGGCCTGGCCCTGCTCCTGCCATGGACAGATTGAGGGGCCACAACACCTCCCAGGATCAGGGTCCAGTGTGGCTGGTCTCCCTGTCCCTCCTCGGAATGGGGCCCAGCCTCTCCGACCCCCACAGCCCTGACAGAGTGGCATGCGACACAGGGAAAGTGGCCCCGAGCTGGCCACAGGCCAGGCGGCTCAGCCCAAATCAGAGGGTGAAGTATGGCTGGACAGACGCTCTCTGGACAGTCAGGCCACTGCTGGCCACTGTGCCTTCCCCCGTTAGGCCAGCAGAAGAGCTCAGACAGGAGAAAGATGCCAAGCTTCTGGGcgggcccccaacccccaccctgACCAGTGCTGTCCTTGTGCTCACCGTTCCGAATCCTTGCCTGCTTGGACCCTGGGCCTCAGGGCTGTCCTGGCTGGCTGTGGGCTCCTGCCGCCCAGAGCCTGTGGGTGTCTCCTGCTCTGTGTCAGCCAGCTCCTGGGAGTCACATGGTGTcgggctgggatggggctggtCGGGAAGGAGTCTCCCTGGGGACCTTTCTCTGCTTGGCTGGGCTCCTGCCCAGGTGTGGGCAGCAAGAGAAACCCAGACCCTCCCTGCAGCCTTCCAGGCAGGCCTGGAGAGCAGAGGAAACCACGCGATCTCCGGGTGGAGCCCGGCCAAGCAGTGACCTCACCAACACTCCTGGCTCAGAGAACCCCCACGGGGCCTTTTAAAGACCACTTCTCTCCCTGATGATGCAGAGGGGTCAGCTGTGGGCCGGGCTGCCAGTGGCTCTTGTCCTTGACAGTACAAATGTGTCCCTCTACAGAGCGCCGAGTGGCCAGCCTGGCTCCTCCAGGCAGCACGGCCTTGGGAGGAGGGTTCTGCGCGGGCGGAGGAGGATAGTAAAGGCTGTGCCCATTCTTGGGCCCCTTGGGCCCAGGGACCCCCTTGCGTTGGGAAGCTGCTGCAAACCTCGGCGGAGGGAGGGGACAATGTGCACCCTCATGCTCGATGATCGCTTGTGAATTCAGGACAGCTGATCGTCCAAAAGGGGAAAGTCCCCTTTGCAACGTTACCTCTAGGGCCGTCCAGGAGACCGCAGCCGGTGCCCCAAGAGAAGTGAGCAGGTGCGTATTCTGGCTTGTGATCCTCTGAGAGACCAGGTCCTGGTAGCTCTtctcacgtgtgtgtgtgtgtgtgtgtgtgtgtgtgtgtgtgtgaagggggtggaacccagggcctcgtgcatgctaggacagtgctctaccactgagccacccccagccctccctttaaattttgaaaaaattcctAACTCATGGAAGGTTGCAAGAGAAGTGCAAGGTCCGCTACACGTCAGCGCCCACCACCTGTCTACCTCTCTGCCTTTCTTTGGCTGAGCCCTGGGGGGAGTGTTTCTGGCTCCTGGCACATCACCTCAGATGCCAGTGGGCGTCCCTGAGTACACCGTCTTCCTCCCTCATAACCAAGACCCAGTGGCCATGCTTGGACTGACCACGGGTGCAGGGCTGGTCTGACATCCGCTGGGCCATCTGCTAAGGCCTGTCCCACCCGCCCGGTGGCCTTGGGGGGCTCTGCCAACCACACCCGCTTTGCCAGCCGCTCCCTGTGGAGCTCTGCCAGCAGGGGGCGCTGGAGGAGGCTGCTGGTGGGGAGAAGGTCCCCTACCTGCCATCTTGTTCCCTGTCCTTGCTTTGCTGGTTTCCACCATCGGTTGGGCCTGACCATTTCCCTGACCAGGGAGTTGATTTCAGTTTGCAGTTTTCATAGCTCTGGAAAAACCGGCTCATTTTCTCTGGTTTGTGACGTTGGCCGTCCCCTGGCGAGGACGCCCCTCCTGGGCCCCAGAGGCTGCACACTCCATGACTGCAGTCTTCTTGCAGCACCTGTTTCCACAGGGTGGGTGCGGGTAGCTTTGGGGTGGCCCTTAGGCTGCTTTTCCCTGGGTTCCTCGGTGCCTGGTGAGCAGCTCATCCAGCCCCTCCTGTCAACGTACCCGCGGCGTGTCCAGCGTGGTTCTGTGGCACTACATCGGGCTCATCCACGGTGCACATTTCCTGGTATTTTGGTGCCTGGATGGGCTTTCTGGAGGAGGTGAAATTGGGgctctattatggtttagatgggAATCGTGCCCCAAGGGCCCACGTGTAAAGACTCGGTGTCCAGTCTAAGGCACCACTGGGAGGAggggggcctggtgggaggaggCAGGTCATGGGGGCGTGCCCTTGAAGGTGGCATGGGACCCAgggcccctcccacctctctgtttTCCAGCGGCTCTGAGGTGAGTGGTCTTCCCTTGCCACGTGCGCTGGCCATGATGTGCTGCCGCAGCCCCGACAAGAGGTTAACAGGGCACCGACTGACACCGTGAGTCAGGGTGACCCTCCCTCCTTTAAGCTGAGGGTCTTGGGCACCTTGCTCAGGCTGGCTCTGCCCTTCCCTCCTCGGAGCAGATCCTCCTGGTGGTCCACAGagggctgggagggctgggggccCGCTGTTGCTCTCCCGCTCACACACAATGGGAAGTTGGGAAGCTTGCTGTCTTCTAGTTACTCTGGTGTGAGAAGGTGTTTCTTGTCCTACTCACTAGTTGTTACGGTTTGGGTGTGaggtgcccccaaaagctcacgtgtgagacaaggcaagaaggtttggaggagaaatgatcggGCCATAGCCTTAGCCCAATCCGTGACTTACTCCCTGGTGGGAgtgactgagtggtgactggaggcagtaGGGTGTGGCCACAGGAAGTGGGTCCTGGGGTGTGGCTCTGCTTCCTCATCgccatgagctgcttccctccgccaaaCTCTGGCCACCATGTCGTGCCTCACCTGAGGCCTGAGGAATGGAGCGGCCATCTatggcctgagacctctgaaaccgtgagcccccaaataaacgttTCTTCCCTCCGGTTGTTCTGTCccggtcctttagtcacagcagcaagaacGCCGACTGAAACACTAGTCTTTATGTTCTGGGAGGATTTTGCAGGGAGTTTCAGAGTAtgctccctgggcctcagccACCTCaaaatctttctgattttatctttatttaaaatttttcctgggtgcttccctctgttgatttttaatttttttttttagttgtggtaggacaagatacctttattttacttatttatttttatgtggtgctgaggatcgaacccagggccttgcatgggctaggtgagtgctctgccactgagccccaaccccagcccctctattgagtttttgtcactattttttctaattttttggttGAAAATTCGTTGACTTATTTCCATGTATTCTCTACTGTTGTGAGTATTCCGGGTCATAGCCTTTCCTCTCTGTGCTGCTTTGGACGCTCGCCATGGACCTGCCCACCCAGAGCTTACCTTTCTCACTCCTTTGGAGAAATTCTGAAATGTGGGTTTGTAGTTCTCTTTCATCTGACGGTTGCTTAAATTTCCATGAGAAACTTTCCTGtctccatctctttcttctttcctaaccATGCGGCTCCATGATGGTGTAGCAGGCTCTTGAGCTGGGGTTTGATGGGATCGCCAGCAGAGTTCTGATGACGTGCTGTTTTCCCTCCATGTCCTGCTTTAAAACCCAGCGCCCAGGCTggggtagctcagaggtagagccatTGCCTagatgtgccaggccctgggatgGATCCCAatgtgaagaggaggaggagcaggagactACCACCATGTGAGATGTGTTGATCCCACAGAACCCCACACAATTTCACTGTTTATTTCcagtttattatttcattgattttaataCCATTATTTTCCTCATTGAGTGAGGAAGACCAGAGAGgagaagtaacttgcccaaactCACAAAGGTTCAGGTGGCAAAGCTACTATTTGATCCAGGCTTGTTGGAGGCTGTGCTCATTCGACTTAGTCAAGTTTGTGCCTAGAGCCCACAACAAATATCCTACATGTTGGTAAAGACAAAATTCTACCCTTCAAGGATTGAGGAAAAACAAGTATGTCTGCTCTCCCACTTCTACTCCGCTTAGTACTAGAGTTCTTAGCCAATGCAATAAGGtaagaaaaagaactaaatggcatacaaatcagaaaggaagaagtaaaagtgTATTTATTCCAGGAAGCATGATTGTTGCTATACAAAATCTCAAGAAGCTACAAAGAAAGCTATGAgaactataaaattattatagtGAATTCCCAGAATGAAACTCAACATGCAAAATTAATTGTATTGCTAAATATTAGCAATCATTAagttgaaattgaaataaaaatactatttacaATAGCACCAAAACCATGAAACACTTAgggataaatttaacaaaatatgcaCCACTTCCATCCATTGAAAACTGCAAATTATCGCTGAGAAATTAAAGAtggaataaatgtaaatatatggtATCTTCAAATATTCAGAAGCTCCATATTATTAAGAGGCAATTCTCCTACAATTGTCCTGTACATATAATGTattcccaatcaaaattccatcAGGCTTATTTTTGGTACAAATTGTCAAACTGATTCTAAACTGTATATAGGTATAGAAATAAAACTAGAGTAgccaa
It includes:
- the Mrgpre gene encoding mas-related G-protein coupled receptor member E encodes the protein MEWKEGGQHVAAPDRSQEDQAFNLVILALTELLSLGGLLGNGVVLWLLSRNVYRNPFSIYLLDVACADLIFLGCHMVAVIPDLLPRQLTFPGFVQTSLATLRFFCYIVGLSLLAAISIEQCLATLFPAWYLCRRPRHLTTCVCALAWALCLLLDLLLSGACTEFFGEPSGHLCRTLWLVVAALLGALCCAMCLASLLLLLRVERGPQRPQPRGFPALVLLAVLLFLFCGLPFGIYWLSRNLHWHIPHYFYHFSFLMAAVHSSTKPAAYFCLGSSQGRRLREPLRLVLQRALGDEAELAAGREASQRGLVDMTA